A stretch of Spirosoma oryzicola DNA encodes these proteins:
- a CDS encoding M20 metallopeptidase family protein: MLESIKSLARQYAADIVQTRRHLHAHPELSFREHNTAQFVADQLKAIGITPQEGVADTGLVALIDGTKSNGSNMSSRVVGLRADMDALPIHEANDVSYKSTVDGVMHACGHDAHTASLLGVARILHVLRDQFDGTVKLVFQPGEEKAPGGASLMIKEGVLENPTPMSMIGQHVAPNIPVGKIGFREGMYMASTDEIYITVRGKGGHAAMPDNLVDPVLIASHIIVALQQIISRNRPPASPSVLSFGRFIADGVTNVIPNEVKIEGTFRCMNEEWRAEGKRRMVKLAEGIAEAMGGSCEFTIVNGYPYLKNNPELTRRVRSQAVAYMGADNVVDLDLWMAGEDFAFYSQVVDSCFYRLGTRNEARGIISGVHTPTFDIDESSLEIGAGLMSWLAVQELTAL, from the coding sequence ATGCTTGAATCAATCAAATCGCTCGCCCGGCAGTATGCGGCTGATATCGTTCAGACCCGTAGACATCTGCACGCGCATCCCGAACTTTCGTTTCGTGAGCATAACACGGCTCAATTCGTTGCCGATCAACTGAAAGCGATTGGCATTACTCCGCAGGAAGGAGTTGCTGATACAGGTCTGGTGGCGCTTATTGACGGTACTAAAAGCAACGGCTCCAATATGTCTTCCCGAGTGGTTGGGTTGCGGGCCGACATGGACGCGTTACCCATTCATGAAGCGAACGACGTTTCGTATAAATCCACCGTCGATGGGGTCATGCACGCCTGTGGGCATGATGCGCATACGGCTAGCCTGCTCGGTGTCGCGCGTATTCTGCACGTCTTACGCGATCAGTTCGATGGAACGGTAAAGTTGGTGTTCCAGCCTGGTGAGGAGAAAGCGCCGGGTGGCGCGTCGCTGATGATCAAAGAAGGTGTTCTGGAAAATCCGACCCCGATGAGCATGATTGGTCAGCACGTTGCGCCAAACATTCCAGTGGGTAAGATTGGCTTCCGCGAAGGCATGTACATGGCCAGTACCGACGAGATTTATATAACGGTGCGCGGTAAGGGTGGCCACGCGGCTATGCCCGACAATCTGGTCGATCCGGTATTGATTGCATCGCATATCATCGTGGCTTTGCAGCAGATCATTAGCCGCAACCGTCCGCCCGCCAGTCCGTCGGTGTTGTCGTTCGGGCGGTTTATTGCTGATGGCGTTACGAACGTAATTCCGAACGAAGTCAAGATTGAAGGGACCTTCCGCTGCATGAACGAAGAATGGCGGGCTGAAGGAAAGCGCCGGATGGTAAAATTAGCCGAAGGTATTGCCGAAGCGATGGGCGGCTCATGCGAGTTTACCATTGTTAACGGGTATCCTTACCTGAAGAATAATCCTGAGCTGACCCGGCGCGTGCGGTCGCAGGCGGTAGCCTACATGGGTGCGGACAATGTGGTCGATCTCGACCTGTGGATGGCGGGTGAAGATTTTGCTTTTTATTCGCAAGTGGTTGATTCCTGCTTCTACCGGCTCGGAACGCGCAACGAAGCACGCGGCATCATTTCAGGAGTGCACACGCCCACGTTTGACATCGATGAATCGTCGCTGGAAATCGGTGCCGGACTGATGAGCTGGCTGGCCGTGCAGGAGCTGACAGCGCTCTAG
- a CDS encoding gluconate 2-dehydrogenase subunit 3 family protein yields MNRRDALMRVAALAGVTMSLPALADTLEASATRRALTGKPLFFTADQDATVAELADTIIPTTSTPGAKAAKVNEVIDILLKDCYKADDQQRFLDGLTQTNKLSQDAYGKAFVQLDPTQRIEIVKKLEADAKQQLAQMSNAKAAAKVENSQADLQMPDAKKRYTPFYTILKDLTLTGYFTSEIGCTQALEYVAVPGRYDGCVPLKKGQKAWAI; encoded by the coding sequence ATGAACAGAAGAGACGCCCTTATGCGGGTGGCTGCATTGGCTGGTGTAACCATGTCTTTGCCCGCTTTAGCCGATACGCTTGAAGCTTCGGCCACCCGACGCGCCTTGACGGGCAAGCCGCTCTTTTTTACAGCTGATCAGGACGCTACCGTCGCTGAACTGGCTGATACAATAATACCAACGACTAGTACTCCCGGTGCCAAAGCCGCTAAAGTGAACGAGGTCATTGATATTCTGCTAAAAGACTGCTACAAGGCAGACGATCAGCAACGGTTCCTGGATGGCCTTACGCAAACAAACAAATTAAGTCAGGATGCGTATGGCAAAGCGTTTGTCCAACTCGACCCAACGCAACGGATTGAGATTGTGAAAAAGCTGGAAGCCGATGCCAAGCAACAGCTGGCGCAGATGAGCAATGCAAAAGCTGCCGCCAAAGTGGAAAACTCGCAGGCCGATTTGCAGATGCCCGACGCTAAGAAACGGTATACGCCGTTCTACACGATCCTGAAAGATTTAACGCTGACTGGCTATTTTACGTCGGAAATTGGCTGTACACAGGCGCTTGAATACGTGGCTGTACCGGGCCGTTACGATGGTTGTGTTCCACTCAAAAAAGGCCAGAAGGCTTGGGCTATCTAA
- a CDS encoding GMC oxidoreductase gives MNLNIDAKKDMIYDAIVVGSGISGGWAAKELTQKGLKVLMLERGRDVKHIEGYPTATNNPWDFPHRGRITTMAAEEYWANMRTGYTANEEWRHFFENDKENPYLEKRKVDWIRGYHVGGRSLMWGRQSYRWNKEDFMANGKEGIGVDWPIRYEDLAPWYTYAETFVGVSGSKDGLDVLPDGNFLPAMQMNCLEKEAKKKIEKAFPARMVTMGRTAHLTAPKQLHYDLGRAACQFRNQCMRGCPYGAYFSTQSATLPAAMKTGRLTLRPDSIVSEVLYDEKKGKATGVRVVDQNTKEVREYYAKVIFLNASAFASTSILMNSKSHRFPNGMGNDSDQLGRNIMDHHLAAGAAGSFEGMEDQYYYGRRANGVYIPRYRNWAGDKRDYVRGFGYQGGAGRGGWNRGNGMEGFGAEFKDSLTTPGPWTMSLGGFGEMIADPNNRMTLSPDQKDKWGLPLIVFDAAYGENEKKMRIDMMNDAAEMLEAAGLKNVTPYNDESKHPGIGIHEMGTARMGRDPKTSVLNAHNQVHAVKNVFNTDGACMTSASCVNPSLTYMALTARAADFAVKEMKKGNL, from the coding sequence ATGAATCTCAATATTGACGCAAAAAAAGATATGATCTACGACGCTATCGTTGTAGGATCAGGAATATCGGGCGGCTGGGCTGCTAAAGAATTGACACAAAAAGGTCTGAAAGTATTAATGCTGGAGCGGGGCCGCGACGTGAAACACATCGAAGGCTACCCAACTGCTACCAACAACCCGTGGGATTTTCCGCACCGGGGACGCATCACAACGATGGCTGCCGAGGAGTACTGGGCAAACATGCGCACCGGTTACACGGCTAACGAAGAGTGGCGCCACTTTTTCGAGAATGATAAAGAAAACCCGTACCTCGAAAAACGCAAGGTAGACTGGATTCGGGGTTATCACGTGGGCGGTCGGTCGCTGATGTGGGGACGCCAAAGTTACCGCTGGAACAAAGAAGACTTCATGGCCAACGGCAAAGAAGGAATCGGCGTTGACTGGCCAATCCGCTACGAAGATCTGGCTCCCTGGTATACGTACGCCGAAACGTTTGTCGGCGTTTCTGGTAGCAAAGACGGACTGGACGTACTGCCCGATGGTAACTTTCTGCCCGCGATGCAGATGAACTGTCTGGAGAAGGAAGCGAAAAAGAAAATCGAAAAAGCGTTCCCGGCGCGTATGGTTACGATGGGACGCACAGCGCACCTGACGGCACCTAAGCAGCTTCACTACGATCTGGGCCGGGCGGCTTGTCAGTTCCGGAATCAGTGTATGCGAGGATGCCCTTACGGTGCTTATTTCAGTACGCAATCGGCTACGTTGCCAGCGGCCATGAAAACCGGTCGGTTAACGCTTCGTCCTGATTCAATCGTGTCGGAAGTTCTTTACGACGAGAAAAAAGGAAAAGCAACCGGTGTTCGGGTTGTTGACCAGAATACGAAAGAAGTTCGGGAGTACTACGCTAAAGTTATCTTCCTGAACGCGTCGGCTTTTGCGAGTACGTCGATCCTGATGAACTCGAAGTCGCACCGGTTCCCGAACGGAATGGGTAACGATTCTGACCAGCTTGGCCGAAACATTATGGACCATCACCTGGCTGCGGGTGCTGCTGGTTCGTTTGAAGGCATGGAAGACCAATACTATTACGGCCGTCGGGCCAATGGTGTGTACATTCCACGCTACCGCAACTGGGCGGGTGACAAACGCGATTATGTACGTGGCTTTGGCTATCAGGGTGGCGCTGGCCGGGGCGGTTGGAACCGGGGGAATGGCATGGAAGGTTTTGGGGCCGAGTTCAAAGACAGCCTGACGACACCGGGTCCGTGGACAATGAGCCTGGGCGGCTTCGGCGAGATGATTGCTGACCCGAACAACCGCATGACGCTGTCGCCTGATCAGAAAGATAAGTGGGGCCTGCCATTGATCGTATTTGACGCGGCCTATGGTGAGAACGAGAAGAAGATGCGCATTGACATGATGAACGATGCCGCTGAAATGCTCGAAGCCGCTGGTCTGAAGAACGTAACGCCTTACAACGACGAGTCGAAACACCCCGGTATCGGTATTCACGAAATGGGTACCGCACGCATGGGCCGTGATCCCAAAACGTCGGTTCTGAACGCACACAACCAAGTGCACGCGGTTAAGAACGTATTTAATACGGATGGAGCCTGCATGACGTCGGCATCCTGCGTAAACCCTTCGCTGACCTACATGGCTTTAACAGCACGCGCTGCTGATTTTGCCGTGAAAGAAATGAAAAAGGGTAATTTGTAA
- a CDS encoding ATP-binding cassette domain-containing protein, producing the protein MSDLTWTVHSGESWAVVGPTGSGKTTLLQALAGQLPAKPGTLLRKKSAAFVSFKEESHQFSYTGHFYQQRYHATLSDSHDGKPALTVRDYLRFSGSAEDMALVQRLGLEPLLDSAFLKLSNGQTRKARIGKALLQHPELLLLDNPFVGLDAIFRQELNQWLGDLIHHGLTLIIVVEPENIPGFITHVLVLERGRIVQLGPKKEVRWQSGSLASSELPTLETPPKAADFSEAFRLTDVSVKYGDRIILDAINWTVAVNERWALMGRNGAGKSVLLSLLYGDHPQAYANDVRVFDHKRGKGGSIWDVKRRIGFVSPELHLYFPQLLTAAQVAFTGLTDTLTVPARVPASAEADLQSLLAYFGLTHLKDRPFGTLSIGEQRLTLLVRALLKNAPVLILDEPFQAIDALHVQLAQQLLNSLSDKTILFVTHDRRELPSSINRLFELG; encoded by the coding sequence TTGTCCGATCTAACGTGGACTGTTCATTCAGGTGAGAGCTGGGCCGTAGTTGGACCGACTGGCAGTGGTAAAACTACACTCTTACAGGCATTAGCCGGGCAGTTACCGGCAAAACCCGGTACGCTTCTACGAAAGAAGTCGGCTGCGTTTGTTTCCTTCAAGGAAGAATCGCACCAGTTCTCGTACACGGGTCATTTTTATCAGCAACGTTATCACGCTACGCTTAGTGATTCTCATGACGGCAAGCCCGCTTTGACAGTACGCGATTACCTGCGTTTTTCCGGGTCAGCGGAAGATATGGCTCTTGTACAACGCCTTGGCCTTGAACCCCTTCTTGATTCGGCCTTTCTCAAGTTGTCGAATGGTCAAACCCGGAAAGCTCGTATCGGCAAGGCATTACTACAACATCCTGAGCTGCTTCTTCTCGACAATCCGTTTGTTGGATTAGACGCTATATTTCGTCAGGAACTGAATCAGTGGTTAGGCGATCTTATTCACCACGGACTTACGCTGATCATTGTCGTTGAACCCGAAAATATACCCGGCTTTATTACCCATGTCCTTGTATTGGAGCGCGGGCGTATTGTCCAGCTAGGCCCCAAAAAAGAGGTTCGTTGGCAAAGTGGTTCGCTGGCGAGTTCCGAACTGCCCACTCTGGAAACGCCCCCCAAAGCGGCTGATTTCTCAGAGGCATTTCGTCTTACGGATGTCAGTGTAAAGTATGGAGACCGAATTATTTTGGATGCCATCAACTGGACTGTCGCCGTCAACGAACGCTGGGCGCTGATGGGCCGGAACGGAGCCGGGAAATCTGTTTTGTTGAGCCTGCTTTACGGCGATCATCCGCAGGCTTATGCCAATGATGTACGCGTGTTTGACCACAAACGAGGTAAAGGCGGAAGCATCTGGGATGTCAAACGTCGGATCGGTTTCGTTTCGCCGGAGTTGCATCTGTACTTTCCGCAGCTTCTGACGGCGGCACAGGTGGCGTTTACGGGTTTGACGGATACGCTCACTGTCCCCGCCCGCGTTCCGGCCAGCGCTGAAGCCGATTTGCAGTCCCTTCTGGCATACTTTGGTTTGACACACCTTAAAGACCGTCCGTTTGGTACGTTGTCCATTGGCGAGCAGCGGCTTACGTTGCTGGTAAGAGCTTTACTCAAAAACGCGCCAGTGCTAATCCTTGACGAACCCTTTCAGGCTATCGATGCCCTTCATGTTCAGCTAGCGCAGCAATTGCTGAACTCCTTGTCGGATAAGACAATTCTGTTCGTGACCCACGATCGGCGCGAATTACCTAGTAGCATTAACCGTCTTTTTGAACTAGGCTAA
- a CDS encoding gliding motility-associated C-terminal domain-containing protein: MWKVTVNTPEPPVLTASAITICPGNSVTLTATNCAGIVRWPDQTTGSTWTGQLIQTTTFSATCEGENCVSGPSAGINVSVAEPTTPIISASVSDICAGQTSQLTASGCVGRVRWSDGREGLVRAVSPYSTTTFRAVCQIGSCQSDSSAGQLITVRGGGKQIASSATVTNSCPFQTADLSNAIGTTNQNSAVHYEFRTAPSLNAPLVQSPGAALSGTYYVFGRDDNGCYTEPMAVTVRIADCPNAIPPCISNPATVAVRVDTLDWAKGVVCLQGKLGGSATGVTWESSGKGLFTNTGLNARYLLSETDQRLGRTTFTLTTADPDGKGPCVGALTQVVVGAPSVARELLGISKKVSEPVWVVEGAARLVALTYQLTATNLGEHTLTQLQVSDNLDAVFTRKGARVHSVAVRADNGLIANAAYTGQGADTTLLLAGSQLPTNRQAHIWLTVRVDVNQATDLTFTNTALGQAVDAANNVCRDWSANGTSADPDQNGDPTDNNEPTSVTVHAVLPEGAQTVFIPEGFSPNDDGINDRFVIQGVPSGITIQLAIYNRWGSLVYQNNDYKNDWDGTANQGVRAADKSQGLPDGAYYYQIKLSDGREFVRFLTLAR; the protein is encoded by the coding sequence GTGTGGAAAGTAACTGTAAACACGCCTGAACCGCCTGTTCTGACGGCTTCTGCCATCACCATCTGTCCTGGAAATAGCGTTACGTTGACGGCCACAAATTGCGCGGGCATTGTTCGCTGGCCTGATCAGACAACCGGCTCAACCTGGACAGGCCAACTCATACAGACAACAACGTTCAGCGCAACCTGCGAAGGAGAAAATTGCGTTAGTGGACCGTCGGCGGGGATTAACGTGTCGGTTGCTGAACCAACAACACCTATTATTTCGGCAAGCGTAAGCGACATTTGTGCCGGGCAAACTAGTCAGTTGACTGCCTCGGGCTGCGTTGGCCGCGTGCGTTGGTCAGATGGAAGAGAAGGGCTGGTACGAGCTGTGAGCCCGTATAGCACGACTACGTTTCGCGCTGTTTGCCAGATTGGTTCGTGTCAAAGCGACAGTTCGGCTGGTCAGTTGATAACGGTACGGGGGGGCGGCAAACAAATAGCTTCCAGCGCTACAGTGACAAATAGCTGTCCGTTCCAGACCGCCGATTTGTCTAACGCTATCGGGACGACAAACCAAAATTCAGCGGTTCATTATGAGTTTAGAACCGCTCCATCGTTGAATGCACCGTTGGTTCAATCGCCGGGCGCTGCCTTGTCAGGGACGTATTACGTGTTTGGGCGAGACGATAATGGATGCTATACTGAGCCAATGGCCGTGACGGTTCGTATTGCAGACTGTCCAAATGCCATACCCCCGTGTATAAGTAATCCCGCTACGGTAGCGGTTCGAGTAGACACGTTGGATTGGGCGAAAGGGGTTGTGTGTCTGCAAGGAAAACTCGGTGGATCAGCAACTGGCGTAACCTGGGAAAGCAGCGGTAAAGGGTTATTCACAAATACAGGTTTGAACGCACGTTATTTATTGTCCGAAACGGACCAACGACTGGGCAGGACGACATTCACGCTGACAACAGCCGATCCTGATGGAAAGGGTCCGTGCGTTGGCGCATTGACGCAAGTAGTTGTTGGGGCTCCATCCGTAGCGCGCGAACTGCTGGGTATCAGCAAAAAAGTAAGCGAACCGGTCTGGGTCGTGGAAGGAGCCGCGCGGTTGGTTGCGTTAACCTATCAGCTAACGGCTACTAATTTGGGAGAACACACACTAACGCAGCTTCAGGTTTCGGATAATCTCGATGCGGTGTTTACCAGAAAAGGAGCCAGGGTTCACTCGGTGGCTGTCCGGGCCGATAACGGATTGATTGCCAATGCTGCGTACACAGGACAGGGTGCTGACACAACGTTGTTGCTGGCGGGTAGTCAACTGCCTACAAATCGACAGGCGCATATCTGGCTGACAGTTCGGGTAGATGTTAACCAGGCTACGGATTTAACGTTTACAAACACCGCGCTTGGGCAAGCTGTTGATGCTGCCAATAACGTCTGTCGTGATTGGTCAGCCAATGGTACCAGCGCTGATCCTGATCAGAACGGTGATCCAACGGATAACAATGAACCAACAAGCGTAACGGTACACGCAGTACTGCCCGAAGGAGCGCAAACGGTATTCATTCCAGAAGGTTTCTCGCCAAACGATGATGGAATCAATGACCGTTTTGTCATTCAGGGAGTGCCGTCAGGTATCACTATACAGTTGGCAATCTATAACCGTTGGGGAAGTCTGGTTTACCAGAATAACGATTA